In the Triticum aestivum cultivar Chinese Spring chromosome 2B, IWGSC CS RefSeq v2.1, whole genome shotgun sequence genome, ttctcacttccacatatgtcctaaatctaaaagtcaaactcggccccaccgatttgatctatccggtgccaccgagttcattttacatagccactgccacaaaaccctaaccAGTccagtctcaccgatgggatctcagtctcatcgagatgggcttgcaatctCCCTATTGCCTGTTGCAACaatttcagtcccaccgaaatatgcaatcggtcccaccgagtttgcttgaccaattctctgtttgcttattaccaaaatcggtctcaccgagtttgtgtaatcgatcaaaCCTAGTTGAGGTTTtatcctaaccctagcacatcagtcccaccgagttgaccttgtcggtcccacgaaaaactctaacgttcacattttgaaccagatcggtttgaccgagtttcaccattcggtctcaccgagtttgggaatctgtgtgtaacgtctagattttgtgtggaggctatatatacccctccacccactcttgatTCGTGGACAGAGCTATCAAAATGtccctacacttccagcattcattttctgagagagaaccacctactcatgtgttgagaccaagacattccaatccaaccacaagaatcttgatctctagccttccccaagttgctttccactcaaatcttctttacaCCATAGCCAAATCAattagagagagttgagtgttggggagactatcatttgaagcacaagagcaaggagttcatcatcaacacaccatctattaccttttggagagtggtgtctccaagattggttaggtgtcacttgggagcctccgtcaagattgtggagttgaaccaaggagtttgtaagggcaaggagatcgcctacttcgtgaagatctacccaagtgaggcaagtcctccgTGGGCgagggccatggtgggatagacaatgttgcttcttcgtggacccttcgtgggtggagccctccgtggactcgcgcaaccattatccTTCGTCgattgaagtctccaccaacgtggatgtacgatagcaccacctatcagaaccacgccaaaaatctccgtgtctccaattgcgtttggaCACTCCAATCACATCGCTTTACTttgttgcaagttgcatgctttactttacctcctcatatactctttgcatgcttactttaattgtattgtgaatgcttaaaatTGTGCTAATTTCCAATCTCAACATGAAAAACttcaaaactgctatctttacttgttgagggtctaataaccccccctcccccttctagacacctcttcttgatcctttcaaagATAGACCATGTGTTCAACACAAATTGTTGGGATGGCCTTCACCCGTCTTGTTTCCTCTTCGCGTTGGGCACATCCATCTCGGATCACTGCTCGATGCTCATTGAACTCCACGCGAACATCCACATAGGGCATCGCTTCAGGTTTGAGGCGTTCTGGCCATGTGCGGAGGGGTTCATGGAGACCTTTCATACGGCGTGGAACTCGATCCCCGCTACTGGAAACCCCTTCATCGTCCTCGAAAAGAAGCTTCGGGCAATGGCCAGAAAGCTACAGGGATGGAGCGACAGGTGGATAGGCAATATGAAGATGCAAATACTCATGGCCATGGAACTCATATATAGGCTAGACCAAGCCTCAGATAGTAGAGCACTGACAGCGGTGGAACTCCAAGTATGGAAGACCCTAAAAAGAAGCTTCTAGGCTTGTGCTCTTTGGAAAGAAGTATAGCAAGGCAAAGATCCCGGCTGCTCCACTTGAAGGAAGGGGACGCCAACACAAAGTTCTTCCACCGACACGCAAGACACCGACAACGAAGGAACAtgattacctccatcaagaaggatGGGTTGATAATAACGGGCCACGATCAAGTTGTCGCCGAAGTGGATGGTTTTTACGAATGGTTTCTGGGATCGACCTACACTGGGGACGTGTCACTATGGATGGAGGAACAAGGCTTGCCAAGGAGGGATTTATCGCATCTGGAATTGTCGTTTACTGAGGAGGAAGTGGAAAAGTTAGTCCAAGCCCTACCACCGGACAAGGCACCGGGACCGGAAGGATTCATGAATAGGTTCTATGCCTACCACTGGCACATCATCAAGCTTGATTTGATGAGGGCCCTGGACGCGTCCTACCGCGGCGACATGCGCAGCATGCATGCCATTAACAAAGTGTTGGTGTCTTTGCAGCCAAAGGTGGATGGCGCAGAGGAATTACGGGACTATCGACCAGTCAGTCTAGTACATGGAGCGATCAAGCTATTTGATAAGGTTCTTGCCACAAGACTTGTTGGGGGTCTACCATGCCTGGTGGGGAAGCACTAGAGAGCTTTCGTAAAGGGAATATACTTACATGAAAACTTCATGCTTGTACAAAGCACGACACGACGCCTACATGCCTTGAAGGACCCCACGGTACTTCTGAAGCCCGACATATCCAAAGCCTTCGACTGTGTCCAATGGCCGTTCCTACTAGAGGTATTGCACATCATGGGGTTTGGCACACGGTGGATCGTATGGATCTAGGGACTACTTGCAACATCCTCCACGAGGATCATGCTCAATGGGGTACCCAGCAAACCAATTTACATCAAATGTGGCCTGAGGCAAGGAAACCCGCTCTCGCCAATGTTGTTCATCTTGATCATGGAACCACTACAACGACTGTTTCATAGAGCAACCGAGCTTGGCCTCCTCACACCATTGGCGATGAGACTCAATAATCGTCTGTCAATCTTCGCGGATGACGTCATAATCTTTCTGACACCGCATCTGATGGATCTCACCACGTGCACATCGATACTGGGCATGTTTGCTACAGCCTTCGGCCTTCATGTCAATCTAGCAAAGAGCACGACCCTACCAATCAGATGCACACAAGAGCAAATGGCAGAGGTAACAAGTGTACTAGGCTGCTCCCTCGCCAGGTTTCCAATCAAATATCTCAGATTGCCACTGACCATCCGGAAGCAATCAGCTGCACAGCTCCAAGGACTGGTGGACCATATTGCCGCATGCTTGCCAACGTGGCGTGCCACGACCCTACCAAAGAGCAGCAGGCTGATCCTCATCCAGTCCATCCTCTCGGCGATGCCAGTTCACGCAATGCTGGCCCTGGAACTCCCGGCGAAGACAGTTTCGGCAATTAACAAAATCTTGCACGGTTTTCTTTGGTGTGGAAAGGCGGAGGAGAACGGAGGTAATTGCGCGGTGGCTTGGCCCACTGTGTGCACACCCAAATGGGCCGGAGGCCTCGGGATCCCGGACATCGACTGGATGAACGCAGCAATGCAGGCCCGCTGGCCGTGGCTGGCACGCGTTGATGACACGAGGCCATGGAGCGAGTTCACAATATCAGTACCGAAAGCATCCATCTAGCTATGCAATGTGACAATGACAACGACGCTAGGAGATGGCACACGCGCCCTATTCTGGGAAGATCGATGGATGGACGGATATCGGATGGAGGAGCTTGCACCTACAGTCTATGCCAAGATACCAAACCGAATCCGCAAGCAGCTTCTGGTTAAGGATGCAGTGCAGAGTGGATGTGGGCAACTAGCATCGGACCGAGCCTCGACGCGCCAACACTCATGGAATTCATAGCCATGTGGACATGAGTACAGGGCGTACAACTCCAAGAAGGGATACCGGACGTTGTCAAGTGGGCTTGGGAGCGTGATGGTCAATACTCCGCCAGATCGGCATATGCCGCTAAGTTCATGGGGAGAGAGATATCCCCAACCGCGGAGGCAACATGGAAGTGTCGGGCCCCCTGCAGTGGCGTTTCTTCACATAGGTGGGACACTAGCGAAACGTAGAGTTATGTAAATAACGAGTGGAGTGGGTGTGTAACACCCTTGGCAGAGGGTTTCTTGTACCATTTTCTTCCCCATTAATGaagagttatttacccaaaaccaccacattaTGGGCTAGGGTAACAGATCGGTACCACATTTAAGGCAGGGCACAAAAAACCACCAACAATGGGGCTAATTTGTAACGCGGAGCACTGATAGTCTGGTAAGCTTGCGAAAACAGCGAAACTGACAAGTTGGCCCCACATGTCGGGTTGACGTGGCGACGACTAACCGTATTGACCAACTGATGTGGCAAATGAGATGCGGACCCCACCTGTCAATGACTAGACAGTCATCTTCTTCCCAAATCTCTCTCTTTGAGGCATTCCATCAAACAGCTCTTAGGCGCCATTCATTTTCCTCTCGTGCCGGAGAGAGCGAGCAGCTAGCACGTTCGCCTCTCCATGGAGCGTCGGCGGCCGCGTGCCCAGGCCGACGAGGAGCAGCGCCCAGCCTTGCTGCGCCCACCGACGAGCAGCGCCCAACCCCGCCGCGCGCCTAGGCCGACGAGGAGCACCCAGCCTGCGCCGCGCCCAGCCTCGCTGCGCCGGCCGACGAGCAGCGCCCAGCCCCGCCGCGTGCCCAGGCCGACGAGGAGCAGCGCCCAGCCTCGCTGCGCCGGCCGACGAGCAGCGCCCAACCCCGCCGCGCGCCCAGGCCGACGAGGAGCACCTAGCCTGCGCCGCGCCCAGCCTCGCCACGCCGGCCGACGAGCAGGGCCCAGCCCCGCCGCGCGCCCAGGCCGACGAGGAGCACCCAGCCTGCCGGCGCCCAGCCTCGCCGCGCCGGCCGACGAGCAGCGCCCAGCCCCGCCGCGCGCCAAGGCCGACGAGGAGCACCCAGCCCGCCGCGTGCCCAGGCCGACGAACAGGAGTCCGCTTCTCCATGGAGCGTCGACGGCCACGTGCTCAGGCCGGCGCGCCAGCCAACGAGCAGCTCCCAGCCCCGCCCCACCGCATGAAGGCTCATGGCCGACGCCATGGCAGCGGCGCTCTGGCTTGCGGGGTGCCCACAAAATGTTTGATGAAATGCCTATAAAAAAAGGAGGTAGAAGTAGAAAAAAACAAATACTTGAGTcattgacaggtgggacctattGTCCAAGTCAGTAAATTGTCCACATACGCACGCCACGTCAGCCCGACATGCGGGTCCAACTTGTCAGTTTCGCTGTTTTCGCGACCAAATTCCACCGCCAGTGCTCCGCGTTACAGATTAGCCTCATTGTTGGTGGTTTTTTGTGCCCTGCCTCAAATGTGGTACCGATCTGTTACCCTAACTCATAATGtgatggttttgggtaaataactcatTAATGAAAGATATGCATGCTATGCGTATTTGAGGAAAAAAAAACATTGTCCAAAAAGTAACAATTCTCGTAAGTTTGCATCGCGGTAAGCTCCCACCCCCCAGGTTTTGCTTCTGTTAAATCATAACTTGCCTACAATCTGTTTCACGGAACTGTAGGTTCCCAGCCCAACAATCGCGGTGCCAATCGCGACAACGGCCAGGCAAGCTGCAGTCTCCAACCCCATACCCCTGGCACCGCCGATCTTTGACCGGACCTTGAGGTAGCACAGGCACGGCAGCAGCATGGTCGCCGTGCAACTGAGGAGAGCGCCCGTGAGGCCCACGACGTCGGCAAAAAAGGGCACGGCCAGCGCGACTACAGCCGTGCCGAAGACGAGCACCGTCCTGACGAGCGCGCGGAAGGGCGCGCTCTTGCCGACGCCCAGCGCGCCCTCGGCGGCCTCGGCGACGGGGGCGACCACCAGCGCGTACTTGGACAGCGGGTTCACCAGCGTCGTGTATATGGCCACCTTGGCGGCCACGCTCGCCGACGGGAGGTTGAGGGTGATCTGGGATTTGAGCGTGTCGCCGTACATCAGGTACCCGACGATGCCCATCAAGCCGTAGCTGAGTGTGCTCACGGTGAAGCACAGGGACAGCACCTGCGCGGCATGAAGCAAATGTAAAATGTCCGAGAGTAGCAAATAATGAATCATGGCATGATTTCAAGAATTCAACGTAACATTGCAACGGGACGTACGTACCATGGGGAACCTCTTCCTGTCTTTCATCCCCGTGTATATCATGGGAAACACGGCATGGCCACTGAAGCAGAAGGAATACAAGCTCATGGCGCTGGGCATGCTGTCCCAACGCACCAGCCTGCCCCTCTCGCGGAACCCGACGCCGTCGAACACCCCGACCCACAGGACGGCGGCGATGAGAAGAACGGACGCCAGCGCACCGCCGGCAGCGACGTAGGCGAGCACGTTGAGGCTGCTGAACCACGTGGTCGGCAGCACGGCCAGCGTGGCCGCCAGCACGAACGCGTGCTTTCCGCTGACATGGAGCGCGCCGAGCCGGAAGCTCGCCGCCGGGAAGAGCTTGTGCAGGTTGTCCCCCTCCAGGATGAGGAAGTCGATGGCGACGAGGTAGAGCTCGAGGTACATGAAGGTGGCGACGATGAGGCGGCCTCTCCGGCCGAAGGCGTGGGCTCCGATGTCCGGGTAGGTGTTGACGAGCGAGCTGGAGTCCATGCACCTCTGCAGGAGAAGCCCGGTGTAGAAGCAGGTGATGGCGGTGGCCATGAAGACGATCAGGCTCAGCCATCCGCCCTGAGACAGTGCGTACGGAATCGAGAGCAGCCCAACCCCTACATGGATGCACGTATGCACAAGCACAAACAAACAATTAATTAAtcaagtgcatgcatgcatgcatcaaaacCTGTACATATACAGTGCTTCTTGAACTACTAGCTAGCAATAGCATTGGGCTGTATACATAGACCTATCCAACtaattgtttctgaaattaaaattAGGATCGTTCAGATCACATGCAGAGGAAGATATTTAGCTAGTAGGGATTATTAACCTGAGAGCGCATTGATTCCATTGAAACAAGTCTTGAGGAAGCTTGTCTTGCCGGAAGACGGGGGCGGATCGGTGTTGGCAGTGCTCGTGTCCATTGCAATGTCACGTTGAGTACAGAGTAGCTATCGTAGATCAAGTGCATGCCACATGCGCGGGTGGTGGAGAGGAAGATCACGGGCATCCTGCCCATTTATAGGCGCGAAGCTTAGAAAGAGGTGACGGATGCGGTCCGCGGCGACGACCCCTATCATCTACGCCGTAACATCATGGCAGTTGAAGAAGAGGACAACTTAACACATCAGACGCGCTGATCGCGATTGCTGCAAAGCAAAGTGATGATATCGATGTCGAATCGGAGTCCTGGAAAGAAATAGCCCCCAAAAAAAAGCTAGAGCAAGACTGAAAACGCCACACCCTGCATGCATATGGAAAAAGAGATCATGACACCTGCAGTGCAAAAACTTGCGTCTTGGGTTCACCTTCATGCACAAGCCTGGAAAATGCAAAAGTGCAACCACCCAGTCCACTAACTTGCGTGGGCTCAAATTAGTACAAAATCATCCAGAAGCAGATAGATGGGCTCTTGTAGACGACGTGTTCGATGGAATGTTGATGTGCACGATGCACGGCAAGTAGCCAAGCTGTGATGCCAATCCCGTTGCGCAAGTGAGCCTAACTTAACTGGTTGGGGAGTGGATGTACAAAAAACCAAAATGTGGGTTTAAATTCTCACGAAGGCGAATTTAGATTCCTATTTATTCTTAAGGACCAGGCTTTTCTGATACTCATGCATTTATCATTGAGGACTAACCTCGGTGTGTAATTGAGATTAAAAATCCTAATACGCATACTTAAAAGGCTGTATGCATCCTtagttgatgcagaggccggggaagtgaaatcccccctcccccttcccccagTTTTTTTCgcaaagagagccttggctcagtagttgggcatgcggttgtgcagTTTAACGATCCAAATTCAATTCCTAGAATTGATAGGTGGTGCACATGGGTATTTCcccatttattgaggatcaagcttGGTGTGTGGTGAAACCACTCATcaagaaatatcttgatactcatttaaaaaaattctgaggaccatgtttatcttggtactcgtactaaaatggttgtatgcatccctagttggtgcagaggccggaaAGTAAAAATCTCTCCCATTTTTAGGGGCAACTCGGGAGCGATCAGATCTTTCGCTGTGTCGCCTCCCCTCATTCCCTTCCCTCTCTCGCCGGGGTAGGTGGTGACGGGGATCTCAGCGCTCGGATCGATCCCATCGGCCTGCGGGTCGGAGTATCGCATCGGTGGCCTGCGGATCCTTGGGCGGCGGCCATGtcaacgaggcggcggcggctggcgacgTTGGCCAGCGTGCTCGGCAGCACGGGCGGCGGGTCGCTGGTGGAGTCCGGCCGTGGAGCGGTGCTCCGATGCGTCAGATTTGGAGGTTCCCCTTTCTCCTGCTGCCTCTCTCGTCGTCCCGGTGGTTTGTGGCTGTAGGCTCCGGTGATGGTGAGCATTGGTGGTGTACTTTGGGTCCGGGGGAAACCTTGGCCGGTTTGGCCGGCCCGGCAGTGGCGACGCCCATGGGCGCcgctttccttcatgaaggcacaGCTGAGGACCCAATCTACCCACCCCGATCCTCGACCGGGTGAAAACCTTCAATCCTCTTCGGATCTGGCGGCAGCGGTGTTGTTCGCGTCATGATCTTCCTGGAGGTGTCGTCAGGGGCATTGGAGCTCGGTTGGGAGTGTAGAGGAACTGCAGGTGGaggggatgggaccagtggcaGCATGTGGTGTTCGCGAAGAAGGAGCGGCATTGCATCTGACACGTCAACAACGACGGGTCTCAGCGGGATGGAGGAGCGGGGTCTCATTGTTGGGCATGTGTTGATGGACGAGTGCATGACGGTGGTGTTGTCTGCCGTCGTGGTGGTGttgacggcagctagaccgggcatgGTTGATGCGTCAGTACGGCTCTGAAGATGGagtggtggcagttggcggcggcggcctctgagagctgCCAGACCGGTGTGTGTCCCATACCCGACAAGTGGCTTGGTTGGAGCctcgggtcttagatgttaggcttggtgatacgtcttcaacgtatctataattttttattattccatgctattatattatctgttttggatgttttatatgcattgttatgttattttatattattttgggattaacatattaacctagagcatagtgccagtttctattttttccttttttttgagtttcgcagaaaaggaatatcaaacagagtccaaacggaataaaacttttgcgatgatttttcttggaccagaagacacatgtgGGACTTGGATtccaagtcagaagaccctcgaggaggcgGCAAGCCAGGGGCGTGCCCCTAGtgcttgtcgccgcctcgtggcccccctgacctcCTTCCTtggcctatatattcacatatatttcaGAACCCTTAGAACaagccacgaaaatacttttcccccgctgcaaccttctgttcccgtgagatcccatcttggggccttttttggtgatctgtcggagggggattcgatcacggagggcatctacatcaaccctattacccttccaatgaagcgtgagtagtttacctcagacctactggtccatagctagtagctagatggcttcttctctctctttgattctcaataccttgttctcctcgatgttcttggagatttatccgatgtaatcttcttttgcggtgtgtttgtcgagatccgatgaattttggattatgatcagattatctatgaatattatttgaatctcctctgaattcctatatgcatgatttgatatctttgtatttctctttgaattatcggtttggtttggccaactagattggtatttcttgcaatgggagaggtgcttagttttgggttcaatcttgcggtgtcctcacccaatgacaaagtaggggtagcgaggcacgtattgtattgttgccatcaacgataaaaagatggggttttcatcatattgcttgaatttatccctctacatcatgtcatcttacttaaagtgttactctgttctcttaaacttaatactctagatgcatgttggatagcggtcgatgtgtggagtaatagtagtagatgcagaattgtttcggtctacttgacacagacgtgatgcctatatgcataatcattgccttggatatcgccataactttacgcttttctatcaattgctcgacagtaatttgttcacccaccgtattatttgccttcaagagagaagcctctggtgaaacctggcccccaggtctattttccatcatatatttttagatctataaacaaaaaataccaaaaatacattgttgcaatttatttactattattttgttttacgttctagcaatcttttatacctatctctatcaggtctcacctttgcaattgaccgtgaagggactgacaacccctttatcgcgttgggtgcaagtgtttgatattttgtgcaggtgcatagattggggacttgcttgtacctcctactggattgatacattggttctctaactgaggaaatacttatctctactttgttgcatcactctttcctcttcaagggaaaaaccaatgcaagctcaagaagtagcaggaagaattctGGTGCCGTTATCGGGgaggtctacatcaagcctactaagtacctatcataaactctcatctattccattacattattctccatttacctctcgttttcctctcccccacttctaaaatgatttttagaaaaatacaaaaagatttgcccttttattcacccttcttccgTTTGTCTTTTCGTTTACTTTTTGTTTGCCCAGTTGTTAGATCGGTTTGTGTTGCCACCATGTCTGAATCTGAGGGGGTTTTCATCGAAAAATATATTAGTAATCTTGAGGAAGATTTTGATGACTCTGCTAATAATGATCCTCATGAGGAACCTACtatcatgcatacaaaaaaattccgcataggtagcggtaatattattggaaaatgtgttattcaagatttctttacttgtgctggcaTGCTACCTATGTTAGGAGGATTTGTTCTTAATAAAACTAATAGTCTTGCGAATGCTACAACTTTGCTCAtgattgaacttgaaagacaatttgttcatatgcatgcttgcatacaaaggattttcctagactTCTCTAATATTCAGCATTCTCATGTTAAGCGTGCCGCCACTATATTTTTAGCTCACGAGTTTAGATTTATCATGAAAGAAGCTAGCCAAATGTTTTCTCATTACAAAATAAATGTTGGTTGTCCTCCCAAGAGGAGATCCTTTTTAATCAGGAGGAAATAATGAGCTTGCAATCTCCTGATTATGTTGCCTATAATGAAACTTTGAGAAAAAGAGTTCCTACCGAGGTTTTGGTTGTTAAGATccctgaacttaatgataattttgctatacaaAACAATGGGCTAGGGTTCGTTCTAGGAGATAAGCTTATGACGTTTCATCAAAGAAAAGCTTATAATGGTGAGTTGATTATAAACAATgaggggccgaaggaggaacctattccTCCCGCACTCGATCTTAGGGATCCCTATCCTATCAAATTTAGccattttgattatttttgcttaccacaaagaaaacttgccgcTGAAAGAAGAGAGTACGAGATGAGCATGTATGATCTCCCTTACTATTAtgccaatacctagatctattgcaatatgcctagctaggggcgttaaacaatagcgcttgttgggaggcaccccaattttatttttg is a window encoding:
- the LOC123041330 gene encoding amino acid transporter AVT1I encodes the protein MDTSTANTDPPPSSGKTSFLKTCFNGINALSGVGLLSIPYALSQGGWLSLIVFMATAITCFYTGLLLQRCMDSSSLVNTYPDIGAHAFGRRGRLIVATFMYLELYLVAIDFLILEGDNLHKLFPAASFRLGALHVSGKHAFVLAATLAVLPTTWFSSLNVLAYVAAGGALASVLLIAAVLWVGVFDGVGFRERGRLVRWDSMPSAMSLYSFCFSGHAVFPMIYTGMKDRKRFPMVLSLCFTVSTLSYGLMGIVGYLMYGDTLKSQITLNLPSASVAAKVAIYTTLVNPLSKYALVVAPVAEAAEGALGVGKSAPFRALVRTVLVFGTAVVALAVPFFADVVGLTGALLSCTATMLLPCLCYLKVRSKIGGARGMGLETAACLAVVAIGTAIVGLGTYSSVKQIVGKL